The Leptolyngbyaceae cyanobacterium region GGTAAACCATTGCGATCGCTAAATTCGATCGCCTGCCGATCTTGAATTAAGTCTTTAGCATGAATTGGTGCAAAATATGGTAAAGTCCGCACCGTTATGCCTAGCAATAATAAAATAATAGTTACTTTACTTACTCGCTTAACAATAGGATGTTGCCTTTGAAAAAATTGATTTATCATTGTTTATCTAAAAATAATGATGATAGACTACATTTTGTATCTGTTTATCATACGATAATGTATGGCTTACATCTGTGTTCATCTGTGTTCATCTGCGGACATCTGTGGTAAAAAATTTATTACCAGACTTCCCAAGAAAAATGATTATTTCCCAGATAGATTTTGATGATTAATTAATCACTTCAAATAAAATTATCCGATTTCGGGAAAGCCATTTTTACTAAATGCTTATTCTTATTCTATGCCTTATGCCCTATTCCTCATGCCTCAATTAAATCACTACATCAGATAGAGGTTGCCCAGCCTCTACAGTTTCTAAAGTGGGGATGAGTAATTACGATCGAGAGGAGTCGAAGGTAGCCTATGACTGCACGGAAAACCGAAAATTCAACTAACAAGCCAGCCGCAGATCCGATCGCGCAAGCAACTCAAATGGCTGCATCCAACGCACAAGCTGCATTTGAGACATTGCGTGCGGCGGCTGATGTTTTTAACAGCACTGCCACATCCGTAGGACAAACTTTAGGCCCAACCGCTTTTCGATTTGTGGAACAGGGCACGGAAAGAGTGGGCCAATTCGTAACCCCGATCGCAGAAAACCCCTTGGTAAAATACGCCGCTAAACTTCCAGGCATCAACTACTTGTTCACCGCTTTAGGTAACGTCGATCCAGAACAAGCACAAAAAGAAGTAGACAAACTGCGACAAGAATATCCCCTCGAAACTCCTGCTCAACTCGCTAATCGAATTATCGTTGACACTGCCCTCAAAGGTGGGGGAATTGGGCTACTGACTAATTTCATTCCGCCATTAGCGCTTACCTTATTTGCAGTTGATATCGCCGCAATTACTACCCTACAAGCGGAGATGGTTTATCGCATCGCCGCCGCCTATGGATTTTCCTTAAAAGACCCCACCAGACGAGGAGAAGTGTTAGCAATTTTCGCTTTATCTGTCGGCGGTACGGGCACTTTAAAAGTGGGATTGAGTTTTGTAGAATTGATTCCGATTTTAGGTGCTGTGGTGGGTGCATCCAGTAATGCAGGCTTGCTTTATACTTTGGGACATACTGCTTGCGGATTTTATGAAGCAAAAAGAAACTACCTTGCACAGTCTGACGATCGGGAAAGTAAAAATGATAAGATTGCTAATACCAATTTATCTTAAATTGGCATAAAAGTGAAAGGATGAGGAAATCAAAAAATATATAATAGTCGATCGATTGTCAGACTTTATCCTTCATCCTTCAGACTTCATTAGGGAGAATCAATTGTGGGAAGAAAAGCGAAAATCAAACAACAGAAGCGGCTGGCATCTGAGAATCGATCGTCAGAACAAACAAAACCCATAGCCGAATTCGATCGCACGGAATTCGTACAACAGCTAAAAGTGCAAGGATACAACTTAGAGCAAATTCAACGCTCTCCCGAAATACCTGAAAATCGACCTAAACCACAGTTATAGATTCCCTCTTCATCCAGAGAACCGATTTGCGTTCATCTCTGAATAATTCACTTTAACGATGTCACTAATCTTCTGCCCTACTACTCCGGCCTAAATTTTAAAATTGACGGTGCTTTAGGGAAATTTTTTGATAAATATGGTGATATTTATAGTTAACGGGACTGAAGAAGGCGATGGCAGGCTTGGAAGCGAGTTTAGCCGATAAACTAAGGGTTTCAAAAATAACTATTACCAATTCACTTTAACCGTGTCATTTATCTTTCCCCCTGCCCCCTGCCCCCTGCCAAAATTAAAAGTGACAGCGTTTAAGTGAAGTGGTACATACTTTAAATCCCGCCCCTACAACCTCAGTTATTCTTTATTTTTCCTAAGTCCTGTAGGTAATAAATTAATCCCAACGAAAGAGTAAAGCTCAAGACTAAATTGGCTAGTGTCATAGAAACTGGTCGATTGAAATATTAAGCAATCTCAACCTTGTCAAAATTACCAAGAGGACAAAATCTATGACTAACCAAAAACCAATATTATCAGAAGACCCCCGCGAAGCAGAACCAGGTAGAGGCGCTCCAGGTAACAATCATTATGGAGTACAATTAGCACAAAACATTGCCGTTAATCCCCCAGATGCGGAAATTCCTTCTAACGTAGATGTAGAGCAGAATATCGACCAAGTGGAATCTCTCAGAAAGCAAGAGGAAGGTAGCGATTTAGATACTACTGCTGGCTACGTAATCGATGAATCCGGGCGTCTGGATAATTTTGCGATCGAGCCTCCCATATACGTAGAAGAGCGCTAAAGTCTACTTTGTCCGCATCTAAATTCGCGTATTTCAATTAATTTAGGGCTAAAATTGTCTATTTTTACCGTCCAACCCATACTCAACATCAAGCTCGACATCCAAATTAAATGCGTAGCAGCTTAGTAGTTAGCTGGGAGAATAATACTATTTATTATACTCCCAGTTTCAGTCAATAAAATAAAGTTTTCCTTAAAAACAAACTTAATTTTGATACTCCCATCTTACAACTGGGTGAGAAACCGGGTTTCTTTAGCCTGATTGAGAAAGGTAAAGGATCTGAGTATAAAGAATAGATAAAGCTTGATATTAACTAGCTATTTTTTCTTTATAGCGGCTGATTGTCGTTTATAACGATAATATAATACCGACGTATCTGCAAAGGGGTAGTTTAATGAATGAGGCTTTATTAGAGCGTTTTGTCGAATTAATTTCTGCTCGTACAGGTTTGCAAATCAGGGAGCAGGACAAAGGCAGTTTAGCCAATAAAATTTGGATGCGGCTTAAATTGTTAAGATTATCTAGAGCAGAAGATTATTATCAAGTTTTGGCTGGTAATATCGCAGAAGGTCATTCCTGGGAACAAAAACGAGAAAAGGAATGGAGAGAATTAACCCATTTATTAACTACTGGAGAAAGCTATTTCTTTCGCGACAAAGGTCAAATAAATCTCCTAAGTAATCGCATTTTACCGGAAATTATCGAAGCCAAAAACCAGCAAGCAAAAACTCAAAATAACCAGAAGCGCAGCCTGCGTATTTGGAGTGCTGGATGCTCGACAGGTGAAGAACCGTATTCCTTAGCGATCGTTCTCCGAGAAATATTACCTGACTGGGAAGATTGGGATATCTTGATTTTGGGAACCGATATCAATCAAAAATCTATTGAAAAAGCCAAAGAAGGAATTTATAGTTCTTGGTCATTTCGGTTAGTAGAAAATCAATTACAAATGCGCTATTTTTATCCGCGACAAACCGAATGGCAAATTGATGACCAAATTCGCAAAATGGTAACGTTTAGTTATGGAAATTTAGTTAAGGATGATTATCCTAACGATAGATCGATCGTTTCTAATATGGATCTAATTATTTGCCGCAACGTATTTGTATATTTTGATTATAAAGCTATAGCGCTCGTTCTAAAAAAGTTTTATAATACTCTCGTACCGGGAGGCTATTTACTAACAGGGCATACGGAACTTTATAATCAAGAATTAAGTTGTTTTCAGGTGATGGTTTTTCCTGAATCTGTCATATATAAACGCAATAGCGAAATCAAACAACTTAAAACTGCTACGACTCCCACGAATTATTCTGAAGATTTACCGTTTGCTCAGCAAAAATCCGGCCTTAATTCCAAACAAATAGAATCAAAAGAGAGTGATTTGTTAAATATTTATATTCCGCCAAATTCACGAAGTTATTCATCACTAAAATCTCCGCGATCGTCAAATAAAAAATTAGAAAAATCCCCTGATTCTTTTTCGGAATTACCTATTTATCAGACCAATTATTCTGTCCTTCCTTTAGCGAATCAAGAAGAGAAAATTGTTAGCAAGTTTGCCAAAGCTAACTTGCAAGGCAAATCGTTACCAACTTCATCAAATCATTCAGTTCCGCATCACGATATTTTAATGCACGCCGAAAAACTTTTCCACAAAAAAGATTATACGGAAGCAATCAAACAAGCCGAACAGTTAATTACCTTACATCCTCGTAGCTTTGGCGCTTATTATCTTTTGGCCGAAGCTTATGCCAACTTAGGCGATTACAACAAAGCAACTTACTATTGTCAACAGGCAATTGAACTCGATTCTTTGTCTGTTTTACCTTATTATCTTTTAGCACATATTGCTGAAGAAAAAGGAGAGCTAGAGAAAGCGAAAGTTTTTTTAAAAAGAATCATTTATTTAGCACCGTCATCGATTTCTGCATATCTTGACTTAGCTTTTATTTACAAAAAAGAAGAGAATACTGCTAGAGCGATCAAAATGCTAGCAACGGCTGTTGAGTTATTGAAGAAATTGCCATCATCAGCCAGAGTTGAGCGACAAGGTGAGGTAACTGCCGGTCAATTGCTGGTGGAACTTCAAAAGATGTTCAAACAGCATATTTAACTAATTGCGCGTCCGTCCTTCTTGGTAGGTAGAATAGAGAAAGGAAAAATATTTTAGAAAAAGTAAAAAAAAATGTTAACTGAGAGTGAGATCCGGGAATCCTAAAAGTGGGAAGAAATGTTTTCCCGATCGTCTGCTTAAGTTTGAAAATGGTATTTTCTTAAAAGAAGACCATTTTCGATCGCATATCTAACAAAAATTTAATTATGTTAACACTCGAACATAAACCTTATCTTATCTTTAGCCTCAATAGTTCACTTTATGGTATAGAAGCTCAATTTGTTCAAGAAATTTTTTCTTTACCAGAATTAACACCCGTTGCAGAAGCACCTCGCTCGATTATAGGGGTAGTTAATTTACGCGGAGATATCCTACCCGTTATGGATATTAATCTGCGTTTGGGATATCAGCAACCAGAATATGGCGTAACCGATAGTGTAATAGTTTTAGAAAGGCAGGGATGGCGAGTAGGCATTATTGTCAATCAAGTTAATGAAGTTCACAATATCTCCCGGCAAGATATCACGAAAGAACTTTCTTATCGGCGAGAATTTACTATTAATTCTGCTAATCATATAGTGGGAATTGCCAAAGTAGAAGCAGATATTATTATGCTGCTGAATGAAGAAAGTTTGTTTTCCTATTCGGAAGCATTTGAAAAATTTCAGGAAAAGGCAACTTCCGAGCGGTTAGAAACAGAAGAAAGAGAATCGAAATTTAGAGATATTTTCCCTGCTAAATACCCGATATTTTGCCCCCACGCTACCCCAGAAGAAAGAGCCATTTTTCGAGAACGCGCCCAGAATTTAAGGAAATCTACTGACAAGCAAGATTTTGCAGGGTTAGTAGCGCTAGCCGTGATCGGGTTAAATGGAGAATATTTCGGCCTCGATTTAAAATTAGTTCGAGAGTTTACTAATATTCGTAAAGTTACCCCGGTTCCTTGCTGTCCTCCTCATATTGTCGGGAACATGAATTTACGAGGTGAAATTTTAACTTTGGTTGATATTCGAGGTGTATTAAATATGCCGATATTGGGCAGAGAAAATATTTCTAAAGTCACGATCGTGCGGGTAGATGACACAATGGCAGGCGTGACAGTTGATGAAGTGTTTGATGTAATGTACTTGCACCCATCGGAAATTTCATCTGTTCCGACAGCAGTTCATTCTATTAATGATGAATATTTACGAGGTACGGCTCCCTATCGAGAAAAGATGATGAGTTTTTTAGATTTAGCCAAGATTTTTAAGAAAGGAGATTTAGTTGTTAATGAAGAAGCTTAAAGTAGGTTATTAAATTGCCAAGTTTTTTGGTGAATTTGCAAAGGGATGGAAATTATTATGAAATTATTAGAAGTAATGGATCTTAATTAACTAGATAGGTTTACCTTAAAGTTAAGGAAAAACAGTTACTTGATATTTGGGAATTACTAGGATGTTTAACAATTTGAAGTTACGAAGTCGCATTATATTAGGATATTGCGTTCCCCTCTTGATGTCGATCGTGACTGCTGGCTTGGTATATGCAAGTGTTTGGCAAGTAGACCAACAAAATAAAAGGGAAAAAGTTGGCCAGCAAATGGTAAAATACTCCGATCAAATATCTCTCAGCATAGCAAGGCTACAACGCTCTGCTAGAGGTTATTTATTACAAGCTAATGAAGATTCTTTAACGAATTTTTCGGAAGCAGAAACTTTGTTTAAAGGAGCATCTCAATCCTTAGACAAGCTAGTAGAAATACCGGAACAGCGACAACGATTAGAAA contains the following coding sequences:
- a CDS encoding EcsC family protein, which gives rise to MTARKTENSTNKPAADPIAQATQMAASNAQAAFETLRAAADVFNSTATSVGQTLGPTAFRFVEQGTERVGQFVTPIAENPLVKYAAKLPGINYLFTALGNVDPEQAQKEVDKLRQEYPLETPAQLANRIIVDTALKGGGIGLLTNFIPPLALTLFAVDIAAITTLQAEMVYRIAAAYGFSLKDPTRRGEVLAIFALSVGGTGTLKVGLSFVELIPILGAVVGASSNAGLLYTLGHTACGFYEAKRNYLAQSDDRESKNDKIANTNLS
- a CDS encoding chemotaxis protein CheW; translation: MLTLEHKPYLIFSLNSSLYGIEAQFVQEIFSLPELTPVAEAPRSIIGVVNLRGDILPVMDINLRLGYQQPEYGVTDSVIVLERQGWRVGIIVNQVNEVHNISRQDITKELSYRREFTINSANHIVGIAKVEADIIMLLNEESLFSYSEAFEKFQEKATSERLETEERESKFRDIFPAKYPIFCPHATPEERAIFRERAQNLRKSTDKQDFAGLVALAVIGLNGEYFGLDLKLVREFTNIRKVTPVPCCPPHIVGNMNLRGEILTLVDIRGVLNMPILGRENISKVTIVRVDDTMAGVTVDEVFDVMYLHPSEISSVPTAVHSINDEYLRGTAPYREKMMSFLDLAKIFKKGDLVVNEEA
- a CDS encoding CheR family methyltransferase; the protein is MNEALLERFVELISARTGLQIREQDKGSLANKIWMRLKLLRLSRAEDYYQVLAGNIAEGHSWEQKREKEWRELTHLLTTGESYFFRDKGQINLLSNRILPEIIEAKNQQAKTQNNQKRSLRIWSAGCSTGEEPYSLAIVLREILPDWEDWDILILGTDINQKSIEKAKEGIYSSWSFRLVENQLQMRYFYPRQTEWQIDDQIRKMVTFSYGNLVKDDYPNDRSIVSNMDLIICRNVFVYFDYKAIALVLKKFYNTLVPGGYLLTGHTELYNQELSCFQVMVFPESVIYKRNSEIKQLKTATTPTNYSEDLPFAQQKSGLNSKQIESKESDLLNIYIPPNSRSYSSLKSPRSSNKKLEKSPDSFSELPIYQTNYSVLPLANQEEKIVSKFAKANLQGKSLPTSSNHSVPHHDILMHAEKLFHKKDYTEAIKQAEQLITLHPRSFGAYYLLAEAYANLGDYNKATYYCQQAIELDSLSVLPYYLLAHIAEEKGELEKAKVFLKRIIYLAPSSISAYLDLAFIYKKEENTARAIKMLATAVELLKKLPSSARVERQGEVTAGQLLVELQKMFKQHI